tttacataactacaatttacataactaaaattaatcacctcaaaattcaataaaaaacaatacaaattcaattattggtaaccatattcacatacaacatgcagaaaaccaataattaatccaataatttacataactacaataatttacaataatttaaaattaatccaataattttaaaattaatccaataatttacataactacaattattgataaccatattcactaaaattaattaccaacagacaacatgaagaaaaacaataaaaggaagctctcaattgaaataggttgattgaaacagatgaagggtgagaactatttcccacataatctacataaccacagatttttacaatacccaaaaattataaatctattccacccacaaattagatcttctataactattttaaaaaaaaatttaaccaaatttacataagcatcaaatatggtttttttcacatacatattaatctctaaaaaacataacacacatacccaattaaatttaaccaatttcatattcatatttgttcgttaaaaccaaattttagataaactaattttaacaaataaaaccctaaataaattatacaacaatatggataaaacaaaagagattaagaaaaaaaaaacatacctcttttgtaacccgggttcatcaagtatctcgtttttttcttttcttttactgctcgttactgtgatgtttttgtttagaagctgtgtttgtgggcggtagaaacaaagaggaggtagaaaagaaaagaagaagacggagaagattagggtaaagggaaagtgaacacgtgggctatacgtggtggttagagattgtccgggctttaatgccacacgtgctagatacgtgtgttaatagaagtccaacactatacgtacgcctgccATGAGGCGTTGATTCCTTCATTCGCATGAGTGAAaccaagcgttgattatacgtacgcctgagagaagagtgaggcgttgattatacgtacgccccacgtcaggcgttgattatacgttcgcctgaaacaggcgttgattatacttacgcctcaaaacaggcgttgattatacgtacgcctgaaacaggcgttgattatacgtacgcctcaaaacaggcgttgattatacgtacgcttcattcaggcgttgattatatgttcgccacaccaggcgtagattatacaaacgccccttctccgagcgtgaaatatatgtacgccccacaacaagcgtattctttaccaacgccccacaaccagcgttaactatatctccgcccggcccaaacgaagattataccaacgctccacatgcaagcgtggattatacatccgcccgactaaatatactccactgccttaacgtcacactacagactaaactcaaatttgatcgtttgttttggtctttgatctttggttttgatcgtaccactgtggacgctctcagGCAGGactattttcaatttttttttgtggcaGTTGATCACTTAGATGTTACCAAAAAAAGTGGCCATATacaattaaaaaataatttttggcatatcgccaaaaaaaaaagaaaaacaaaaaagaaaccgTATActcacagtttttttttttattattctcgGTGGGCCCGCAGAGAACAGAGGGCAGGTCTTATGAGAGTTTTTTGCACGGTTTTTTGTgggcgtttttttttttgaattataagGTCTCCCTCGCTTCACATATATCATTTTCGATATATATAAGAAATATTCTCAACTGTAAATACATGCGGCCATTGATGTTGTAAGGGTTCttctttctcatccacacacacagaagaatgattttacacgaaagaagatgaagatgaagatgaagaatagaAGCAACCATGTTCCCTAGATTTTGATTACTCTAATCACTCGAATCGGATGCTCATATATAGGTACAAATCTATAATCTCTTTTTAATTCTTTGATTATCTTATTATTCTCGAATTAATCAAAATGGTGTTGATAATGTAATTCCATGATCAAATCTATGCATGCATGTGTTTTTAGCTATGGCTGTCATGTTGGAACAAGCAGTTTTGGACCGgaaggaagaaaatatcaagaTGCATTCCGATATTCACGGTTTGCATGAATCCACACAAGATTTGCAGAGAATGGATTCAGAACTCGATGCTCATGAACGCGAATTCCTACTAGGTTATTACATTAGCTGTATTAAACTTTATGGAGCCAAAAAGAAATTATTCAAGGTTACATGCATACTCTagattgattttatatattttttacccGTCTatcagtttttcattttttttttatgtttttaatctGGTGGTGCTGACGAATTTTGAACTCCGGTCATTGATATCATCACCGTACTACAATGTAAATAATCTTTATGTGCCACTGAAAGCTAATTTATTGCTTGAATCCATTATGCAGATGAAAGCTACATTGTTGTATTTTTTAAAGTCACACATGAAAATTACGTTATTGGAGTTTTGCAAGTCACAGATGCAAGCTACAATGTTGGAATTCCATAAGTTCCAGATGAAAGCTACAACGTTGGAGTTTTACAAGTCACAGATGAAAGCTACAATGTTGGATTTGTGTAAGTCGCAGATGAAACCTACAATGCTGGATTATTTACAGTCTCTTGTCGATCTTAATCTTCCAGAGGAATGTAAAAGCTGGCTGGTTGAAACTGATGGCATCACGGATGCATATGATGACGCTAAGAAGTCcttcaagaaaaacaaaaagaaaaagaaaaaggtgaaaaaaaattacatgaaattACAAGAGGAGGTAGTTGGAGTATTGACAGATGACGACGAGTCCAAAGACGAAGAATTCCAGTCCGAAGAGTCGGAAGACGAAGAACTCCAGTCCGAAGACGAAGAATTCCAGTCCGAAGGGTCCGAAGACGAAGAACTCCAGTCCGAAGAGTCGGAAGACGAAGAGTTCCAGTCCGATGAGTCCGAAGACGAAGAATCGACAGATGACGACGAGTATCCATATACTGATATGGATTCATTCTCATCAATGATAAAACGCTTAGAGGTATGCAGCAGCTACATGCACATGCTTGCAGTTATCCGTTCATTGTTTCTTATCTTTGTTTGTTTTCGGTACAAATACTATTGTGCTCAATATATATATAGGTTATGGAGGATGAAATTGAGAAGAAGTTGGACAATTTAAGGAAGGCGAATGCAAGCCAAAACCTTGCTTGGACGAGATATGGATGCAAAGTATTATTCAAGGTCACTTGTTCTTTACTGTCTCTCAATAATCTTCGATGTTTTACTTTTATAGCTTCACCGAAAGCCATTTTGCTTGAATATATTTGCAGATGAAAGCTACAGTGTTGGAATTTTCAAAGTCACAGATGAAACCTGCTAAGGTGTTGGATTTCTTAACGTCTGCTGGCGCTCTTGATCTTCCAGAGGTATGTAAAAGCTGGTTGCTTCAAAAAGCAGCTGAAAGGGACATGGTCAGAGCATATCATGATGCTAAAAAGTCTTTAAAGAAAAACGAAGAGTGTGAAAAGTTTCACATCATGAGATTACAAGAGTTACTAGGAGTTGAGTACCAAGAAGATGGCAAATATGCATATATGACTGATATGAATTCATTCACGTCCATAATGAAACACTTAGAGGTATGCGCGCAATACATTCGATCACCTGCATTCTTGTTTTCTATACGATACTAATGCATGTTTACTTACTGTATTCTATATAGGTTATGGAGGATGAAATTGAGAAAATGTTGGAAAAACGTAAACGAAAGCCGAAACCCTGCTCGTAAGAGAGATACGGACGCGAAGTAAAAGAGTAGGAACGCATTCATGTAAAACATTGATAAATTTTCTATATGTGGTGTGCTACATTCACTTACATAATAGGTCAGTATAAAGGAGTGACCTACATGGCTCTTGTATTACTGTTTTCTGCCAGATACCGTCTTTTTTACGGCTCCAACTGAGACTAAAAACTGATCAAGTGAAGACAGTGTTTTCATATCATCGGGCGGAAAGTAACTTCCTGCTTTTCCCATAATGGATGTGAGTAGAAGAGAAACCGATGGACGTCTCACGTAACTTGTACCCAAAAGTTCATCAAGAAATCCAAAGGCAGCCAAGAAGTCTGACCTACTTGCATTTACTGGAGCAGCAAAATGTGCAGGAATTATTCTCTTGAATGCCCAGTCCCTTGTAATCCTGTCAATCCAATCCTTTACCTGCAAATTTCGATACCCAAATACAAACCAAATGTGTGGATAAATAAATTAGATAACTGCATAGCTAAGAAACCGTATACACATTCATAATTTTTACATTACCTTCTCAGGAACTTTGTTGAAAACCAATGTCTTGACGATAGGTGAAACTATCAATTTCTGTGACATCTGACCAAAGCTAGCTTTAGGTTCCAAGAGATTTGAGGGACCAAGAAACAGGATTTGAAGAACCATTCTCTCCCATCCTTCACCAAAAAACACAAACAAGTGTAATTAGACACAAATGTCCATCTTTCTTCGAGTTTTCAGCTTAAGTTCAGAGTCAGGAACCATGCCACTGCATACTGAATCTCAGATGAACTAGGTCAATTAATGATTAAGACAACTTCAAAATGCCGTGATAGAGAAAGGTCGAACCTTTTTGACGGTTCATTTTGTTGTCAATAACTGGTCCATCAGGGACATCTCTTCCTTTGCTAAGTATCTTTACGGCTAAACCATTTTGTGCAGCTGCTAACAATGAAGCGTTGCTAATACATTCAGGTGGTTGGGCAGGGACAAATATGACAGCATCGGTTACCAGTaatgttcttgttttcttgtggtAAAATGCTACCTCCACGTATGGTCCAATTCCTGAAACACACAGCATCAAATTAATAATGGTTCTAAACTAACTTTTTACTGAAACAAATAAAGAGCAATCAAGAATACTTTCACGTACCAACTTCCGGTGAACTTAGAACTTTCTGCTCAATCTCATTTCCCCAAGGTGTTGACAAATCTTCATCTACTAAGGTTTTAGAGCGAAAGATCCCAAAGAACTCAAGTGGAAAATTTAGAGGccaactccattgccttggtGCTACCCACGTTTGAGCTCGAGGGAACTTTCTGGAAAATGGTCCAACAAAAATTTTGTGCTCATACGCAAATGTAGGCAGGACAATGTATTCCACTGGGGCTCCAAGTTCCTTCACAAGCTGGTAATAGGCAAAAATAGACGATTTGTAATAACAAAACTGAGATGCACTATGTACAGAGTAAGGAAAGAAACCGAAGAGAACCATCTGACAGAATTTAAGAAAGGTCTACCTTTATGCACTCCTTGGTTGGAGCAATAGGTGCATGGATCCACAACCCTCCAGACTTGAGTTTGATAACAGTCATTCGTGTGTTAGTAGAGACACTACTGAATCCTAGCGCTTGCTCTTGTTCGAATAGCCACATACAATCTTTGACAACCTATAGGTGGCACTGACAAAGTAAGAATAATCTAATTACTGGTATGCAGTTCAGTGCCTTCAATAGTCAAAATTTCCAAGGCAACAAAATTGATTCAACAAGCAAAAACAATTGAACGGAACGAAGCACGTAAACAATTTGAGTACCGCAATTGAAGTATAAACAAATTTTTAAGCAATACCAATGGAACCCAAAATTGAGAAACCCATTGCAGGGGAATCTGAAACTTGCTTACCTCGGTTCTTGTAGTCCTCCTATTAAAGAAAGGGCCTAAAGGAAATGGAAAACCAGTGAAATTCAAGTAAAATCTGCCACCACTACTGCTATTGCTTGAAGCAACTGACAAATTAATGAGATATCTCTTCCTGTTTTGGATGTTTAATTGTAAAGGAAACCCCTGCAAACTGGCTCCACCAAGAAAACAAGAATGATGTTGTCCGGTGGTATGACGAGAATTCTGCAGAAAACTTGATTTTGGTAGTGAAACATCAATGGCTGCCACCATTTTTCAGAGCTGTTTCCAGAGAACAAAGGAAAGGGGTGAAAAGCAAACTCAGCCTTTTGTTATCTGAAATCcaaacattttatttattttataaaattcaAGGTTAGATTCTTGCCACGTACATGATCTGATGTTGATTGGAGTTGGggaatttttctgaatttttagaTCCACATATAATAGGCCTTTCACTCTGTAGATGATTCTGGTGGTTCAGGCAACAAACTAACAATTCCTGTCTACTACAGAATACTAACCTGTGATGTTCATGTTACTCTATGCTAGGCCCCTGGTTGTCGAACATAATCGCCGTGTCAGTGAAAATGCAGAGTAATTATTCTGATAATACAAACTGAACCTGATAATACTGTCGAACATATAATAATAACTTCAAATGTTGAAACAAGAAGTGGAAAAACCATATACAGAACTGATGAGAACCACTCTTTAAATTACTACTAAACATCTTCAGAGGAATAAAATTGCAGAAACTGATCTTCAGATGCAATAAATACAAATGTAAGCTCTTCCATTGTTTTGCTCGTCTTGCTCAACCCTGCACTAGAATAGAATGCTCGATTTGCACTCGAATCTAACCAAGTCATCCTAGCTACAGAGAAAAAGTTGGTTGCATTATTCTTCTAAGCAATCTTCAGGAATACTCAGAAGTACAGTGTTGAAGAATCAGGAGCTAAGCTTCAGCATTTCTCCATAGCTTCTCTACCATAACATCACCCATATTCAAGAATAACCTTACGACCTGTCAAACGAAAGGATTCGGAGGATATCTATGGTAAAACAACAAAGATACAAAACTTTCAAGCTGGAAAAGGGAAGTCGTCGAATTTACACCACTGATGAGTTCAAATGGTGGCGTCGGGAAGATCTCCACATTCACCCAAGAAACTGCGAGCACTTTAACTGGTAATTTCTCTCACCAACCAATCCAAACAAGGGTATGCAAAGTACAGTATGAGAAATGACGGCACCGCAAACACAAGAGTGATGAGTATGTACAAAACTAAAATGGCAGCACAAGCAGGTATAGCATACACCACGATCAGAAGGAATATGACTACTAATGGGAATTTGGCTGTCAAGTGAAGAAAGAAAGCAAGCGACTTACAAAAGGAAGCATGAATACTTTCTACGTTAAGGAAGTTCACTCTAAAGCTTGAATGCTCAGGGTTGCGGCCTAATTGCTCTTGGTTATGAATGCATGGGTTTCTCCTGAAATTACTATGGTTAACTTGGGTTCTGTTTAATGATGGCCAAGCTGAGTGGTGATCACCAGATAAGGTTG
This genomic interval from Papaver somniferum cultivar HN1 unplaced genomic scaffold, ASM357369v1 unplaced-scaffold_107, whole genome shotgun sequence contains the following:
- the LOC113327701 gene encoding stress response protein NST1-like, which gives rise to MAVMLEQAVLDRKEENIKMHSDIHGLHESTQDLQRMDSELDAHEREFLLGYYISCIKLYGAKKKLFKMKATLLYFLKSHMKITLLEFCKSQMQATMLEFHKFQMKATTLEFYKSQMKATMLDLCKSQMKPTMLDYLQSLVDLNLPEECKSWLVETDGITDAYDDAKKSFKKNKKKKKKVKKNYMKLQEEVVGVLTDDDESKDEEFQSEESEDEELQSEDEEFQSEGSEDEELQSEESEDEEFQSDESEDEESTDDDEYPYTDMDSFSSMIKRLEVMEDEIEKKLDNLRKANASQNLAWTRYGCKVLFKMKATVLEFSKSQMKPAKVLDFLTSAGALDLPEVCKSWLLQKAAERDMVRAYHDAKKSLKKNEECEKFHIMRLQELLGVEYQEDGKYAYMTDMNSFTSIMKHLEVMEDEIEKMLEKRKRKPKPCS
- the LOC113327700 gene encoding uncharacterized protein LOC113327700, producing MVAAIDVSLPKSSFLQNSRHTTGQHHSCFLGGASLQGFPLQLNIQNRKRYLINLSVASSNSSSGGRFYLNFTGFPFPLGPFFNRRTTRTEVVKDCMWLFEQEQALGFSSVSTNTRMTVIKLKSGGLWIHAPIAPTKECIKLVKELGAPVEYIVLPTFAYEHKIFVGPFSRKFPRAQTWVAPRQWSWPLNFPLEFFGIFRSKTLVDEDLSTPWGNEIEQKVLSSPEVGIGPYVEVAFYHKKTRTLLVTDAVIFVPAQPPECISNASLLAAAQNGLAVKILSKGRDVPDGPVIDNKMNRQKGWERMVLQILFLGPSNLLEPKASFGQMSQKLIVSPIVKTLVFNKVPEKVKDWIDRITRDWAFKRIIPAHFAAPVNASRSDFLAAFGFLDELLGTSYVRRPSVSLLLTSIMGKAGSYFPPDDMKTLSSLDQFLVSVGAVKKTVSGRKQ